AGATAGAATGCCTTTAAGAAAATATTATAAGCTTTTAATCATCTTTTGCTGTATCAGCATATCAATATTAGGATGGGGAAAACAGGTATCTGGTGTTTGTGCGGATAAAGTATTTGTTTTATTCGTCTTAGATACAAGCGGCAGTATGAACCAGAACGATGATATTAAGAGTTCTAAAGGAAGCAGAATTGCAACACTGCGCTACAGAGCAAAAAGATTAATAACACGTATAGATGGAATCAATAGTTTGATGCCAAGAAAATATGGAATCATAACTTTTAATTCCATAGTTGATTCAACAAAAAAAAGTCCGCGAAATGCATCACAGGCAAAGTCGGAAATTGATTTGCTTACAGCATCAGGAGGGACAGCATTGTATGATGCTGTATGGGAAGGAGCACAGTATCTAAAAACAGATTATTTGCAGAATAATCCTAATGCTATGGCGGTTCTCGTTGTCCTTTCCGATGGAGTTGATAATAGCAGTGCAAATAAAAATAAAGGTGATGTTGTGACAAAAATCAATAACCTGAAAAGCTCGTATTCAATGACAAAAGTATTTTTTTATAATGTAGAGGGATCCGTTCCCGGCGGGATAAATGGAATGGGAGATATAAATACTTCTTATACAAAAGTAACCCAACTTACTACCGGGGTGTGCGAATTAATGTATCCAGCAGTTTCAGACTGTCCATTGCCGGGGGAAATTACAACATGGAATCCGCCAATAGAAGCGGATTTAGGAAGTCTTTTTGGCAAGCAAACACCCAATGGTGAAATTGTTTATGTTGAATCATGGAGCAATGATCACCCTCTAAGTACTCTTAATTCTGTCACATATTATAAATTTGACGGCGGCTACTCAGCCGGGCCAAATAGTTCTGATATTGTAAAAAATCCATTAGAAAAAATGGCAAATGAGACAAGTAGTACATATGTTAATAATGACACTATAAAATTTTCTAAAGTTTTCACAGATATTATAAAAAAGCTTCCGCCTCAAAAGGTCAAAGGTAAAGTTTTTAAAGAAAGTCCTGTGCGCTCTGCCGGCGGATGTGGTAATATAACCAAGAATGCTTCAACTGCAACACTCAATGATTATAGAAAAAAAAGAAAGCTGAAAGGGCTTGATGGTTCGGGCTATCTAAACGGCACATATGTGAGAGTCCATAATTTGAGAGACGGAGATACCTGTGATTCCAATAATTTTTACTATGGTGTTGATAACGGTTCGTTTGAAGAAGTAATGGCATATTACCATATTGATAAATTTCGAAGGTTTATATCGAAAAGTTTGGGAAACGGCACCGG
This genomic interval from Candidatus Schekmanbacteria bacterium contains the following:
- a CDS encoding VWA domain-containing protein, coding for DRMPLRKYYKLLIIFCCISISILGWGKQVSGVCADKVFVLFVLDTSGSMNQNDDIKSSKGSRIATLRYRAKRLITRIDGINSLMPRKYGIITFNSIVDSTKKSPRNASQAKSEIDLLTASGGTALYDAVWEGAQYLKTDYLQNNPNAMAVLVVLSDGVDNSSANKNKGDVVTKINNLKSSYSMTKVFFYNVEGSVPGGINGMGDINTSYTKVTQLTTGVCELMYPAVSDCPLPGEITTWNPPIEADLGSLFGKQTPNGEIVYVESWSNDHPLSTLNSVTYYKFDGGYSAGPNSSDIVKNPLEKMANETSSTYVNNDTIKFSKVFTDIIKKLPPQKVKGKVFKESPVRSAGGCGNITKNASTATLNDYRKKRKLKGLDGSGYLNGTYVRVHNLRDGDTCDSNNFYYGVDNGSFEEVMAYYHIDKFRRFISKSLGNGTGININKITVADVHDNNSNQASHFDYDNDVIYFAKVDQNRDDAEDADVILHEYAHAISCDINAGWTVTLAAGAPESKALVEGFADFLAGNYFKKSGFGKWFGKIRSLGCPLREMNNSLNYNSNITDPYEGSKIWSGALWEIRKRIGKNVGKKSKSLMNKYILTTVRDLDAFQDKFFSDVAERMTQDAGVIIQGHRGKMQDVFIERNILPEPPSGRIAPPQFPTTPNILSVTSAEDDTMGYGLHLEWDEIDTANLIAFELWYSVDGTDLY